The genomic window TACACGCAGCATTCCGGCTTCCACTTTGGACAAATCAAGAATATCGTTAATGATTTTAAGTAGTGAACGGGCAGAACCGTCAATCTTTTCAATATAATGCCGCTGAGAACTGTCAAGATCGGTTTTGGAAACAAGGTAGGCCATTCCAAGAACGGCATTCATGGGGGTACGTATTTCATGGCTCATATTGGCCAGAAAATCGCTCTTGGCCCTGCTGGCCTGCTCTGCTGCTTCTTTGGCATCATGTAATTGGGAAGTGCGTTTGCCGACTTTCTGCTCCAGAGTGGAATTCAACTCCGCCAACTCCGCCGTGCTTCTGTCTAATTCTTCATACCTTTCACTTAGTTCCCAAACCATATCCTTGATGGAGTTCTTAACGCTGACAAACTCCTCGCCGGGACCGGTTTGAACATAGGCAGTCTTGCCCTGCTTCACTTTACGGGCATAATTCTCAATAGACTTGAGCGGCAGAATTATGACCCGGCGCAAGCTGAAATAGAGCAAAAAAATTAAAAACAAATTCGTGATAACTACCCGCAACGCAGTAGCAAAAAAAATTCGGCGTAATTCTTCGTGGATAAACTGATCCGTGGAACAAATTTTAAGCTTCGCAATGGGTCTGCTGTCCGTCCAAATGTCCCGTTCCGTGCGTACATGTTCAAGTCGGCACCGGCTCTGCTCTGAATCGACAAACAGTGGTCGCCAATTGGAATCACGCCTAAGGGTCAACAGCTTATCAGAAAATTTCAAACGAATGGTGCAGATCTGTTTTTCAGCCATTGCCGCCAGTATAAGTTTACGTACCATCCCCATATCAAGCGACCACAACGGCTCAGCCAGAGTCATGCTCAGGTTATCCGCCAAAAAGACCTGCGTATCCTGCAACCGGGAATTGCTCTTCTCTCGCAAATCCAGATAATCAAGAATACCGAACAGGCTTAAGGCTACCGTTGTAGTGGAAACAATTATCAGCACTACAATTCTGGTCACGGAATATTTTTTTCTCATAACGGCACAATGCTATCCAAACAGCAGACAACTTAAGCCTGACTGAACAATATTCCTCCCTGTATGTTTAACGGTTGATACACCGCCTTCTACTCCAACCTTGCCTAAACATCAATCTAAATGATAAGGAATTTCAAAATCAACACAAAATCATATGAGAGCAGCCCTGCTGTAGAATAAATACTTTCAATATTATGTAGCGGGATATTAAACTCCGGACTGAAAACACAGGGGAGCACTTTCCATGAAAAAGCAAGACCGTCCAACTGTAGACCCCAAAAGCATATTACTGCTGTGTTTCCTGCTGTCTGCTCTTTTGTTCTCATCCCCGGCTCCTGCCGCAGAACCTCTGACCATAGCCAGCAGCCATTGGCCTCCATTTGCCAGCACAATCCCCGGTCAACCCGGTTTCTTCAATGAGGTGGTCACTGAAGCATTTGCCATATCCGGCATGGAGGTCCGCTACATAGAACTCCCCTGGGCCAGATGTTTTCAACAAATCAAAAGCGGAAGAACTTTCGGTGGAATCCCGTTTACCAAGACAGCAGAACGTGAAGAATTCGCACTGTTCAGCGATGCACTGTTCATGACCCGCAATCCAGTTGTATTCAATAAAAGGCTTAATCCCGCATATGACTATCAAGGACAGGAAAGCCTTAAAAATTACCGACTGCTGGCCCTCCTTGGCTGGTCCTATCTTGAAGCATGGAAAAAGGCAGGCATTAAATATAAAACGGTCAAAAATCAGGACTCAGCCTTTAAAATGATTAATCTCGATCGTGCTGAGCTGACTGTTTTTGATGAATTCGCAGCAAAGGAATATTTCAGGAAACACCCAGAAATGGGAAAGAACATAGGACTTTCCCGGACCCCATACAGCAACAACAAAATGCACCTTATGGTCTCCCGAAAATACCCTGAAGCACATGAGCTGGTTGATACTTTCAACACAAATCTGCGCCAGCTGAAATCAACAGGCTTTCTTGACCGGCTGGCGCAAAAATACGGTTTTCCCCTTGAACTGGTCCTGCCGCAAGAAAAATAAAGTTTTAATTCAAGACACCGGACACCTCGAAGAGCCAAAGGTGTTTATTGGAGCGAGCATGTTGACGCTTTAAGTTTAAGTAATTATATTTATATTGGAGGTGGATAGACACCTCAGGAGGAGTTATGAAAAGAATCTTTACTTCCCTGATGATACTCCTGACTTTAATTGTGCCAACTATTGTATATGCTTCATCAATTAGTTTCCTAACGCTTTCTGCTACGGTCAAATCAATCTACGATGGTGGAGGTTTGGCGAGTGCTGCGAATATTAGTGTGGGTGCTAAGATAAATTATGTAATTGAAGTTGATCCCAGTCGAACTGGATATATCACTATAGGTAATGGCAATCCTAGATATATACAGGGGTCTTACTATACGTCTTTGACTTCTGGG from Desulfovibrio sp. JC022 includes these protein-coding regions:
- a CDS encoding ABC transporter substrate-binding protein codes for the protein MKKQDRPTVDPKSILLLCFLLSALLFSSPAPAAEPLTIASSHWPPFASTIPGQPGFFNEVVTEAFAISGMEVRYIELPWARCFQQIKSGRTFGGIPFTKTAEREEFALFSDALFMTRNPVVFNKRLNPAYDYQGQESLKNYRLLALLGWSYLEAWKKAGIKYKTVKNQDSAFKMINLDRAELTVFDEFAAKEYFRKHPEMGKNIGLSRTPYSNNKMHLMVSRKYPEAHELVDTFNTNLRQLKSTGFLDRLAQKYGFPLELVLPQEK